A genomic segment from Alteribacillus bidgolensis encodes:
- a CDS encoding NAD(P)H-dependent flavin oxidoreductase — translation MNKSHKYSEFSDNMSLPVIMAPMFLVSNPETVIKGCTSGIIGSFPALNARTGNILAEWMTEIKAEIEKAKTENPAGEIAPWAVNFISHKNHNKRYDEDLELIEQYQPPIVITSLGDPKPVVDIVHRYGGLVFADVINIFFAKKAADKGVDGLILVCNGAGGHAGTYHPMAFLKEVKQFFNGITVLAGSISDGRDVLAAEVMGADFAYIGTKFIAAAESSAPEEYQEMLVQSTMEDIMYTDVFSGVNANYLKPSITQAGIDPKDIVDKKVTKHNVSEFSETKAWKDVWSAGHGVGSVTQIQTLQEMIEELKESYHSAFNELTVKQLRER, via the coding sequence TTGAATAAAAGCCATAAGTATTCAGAATTTTCCGATAATATGTCACTGCCGGTCATTATGGCACCTATGTTTCTAGTATCAAATCCTGAAACGGTTATTAAAGGCTGTACCTCCGGGATCATCGGATCTTTTCCAGCTTTAAATGCTAGAACGGGTAATATATTGGCCGAATGGATGACAGAAATCAAAGCTGAAATAGAAAAGGCAAAAACAGAAAATCCTGCAGGGGAAATCGCACCTTGGGCTGTAAACTTTATTTCTCATAAAAATCATAACAAGCGTTATGACGAAGATTTAGAGCTAATAGAACAATACCAGCCGCCGATTGTGATTACTTCGCTAGGTGACCCGAAGCCAGTTGTTGATATCGTGCACCGGTATGGGGGACTCGTCTTTGCTGACGTCATTAATATCTTTTTTGCCAAAAAAGCAGCAGACAAAGGAGTAGACGGGCTTATCTTAGTTTGTAATGGTGCAGGCGGTCATGCTGGCACTTATCATCCGATGGCATTTTTAAAGGAAGTAAAACAGTTTTTTAATGGAATTACCGTTTTAGCAGGAAGCATATCAGATGGCCGAGATGTTTTAGCAGCTGAGGTAATGGGTGCAGACTTCGCTTATATCGGAACAAAATTTATAGCTGCAGCCGAAAGCTCAGCACCGGAAGAATATCAGGAAATGCTCGTTCAATCAACAATGGAAGACATCATGTATACGGATGTGTTTAGCGGTGTAAATGCTAATTATCTTAAACCGAGTATTACACAAGCAGGAATCGATCCAAAAGATATTGTGGATAAAAAAGTAACGAAGCATAATGTCAGCGAATTTTCCGAAACAAAAGCATGGAAAGATGTGTGGTCAGCAGGACACGGTGTAGGTTCGGTGACACAAATACAAACGCTTCAGGAAATGATAGAGGAATTAAAAGAATCTTACCACTCCGCTTTTAACGAATTAACAGTTAAGCAATTGAGAGAGAGATAG
- a CDS encoding aspartate/glutamate racemase family protein, with protein MKKIGLIGGISWQSTHYYYKKINEEVSQRLGGMHSARVLLESVDFNDIVAAQENDDWELVGETLTEAALNLEKGGAQFLAICSNTVHAAASKVQHSSNLPFIHIADATADAVKNQGIVKVGLIGTEYLMKSSWYRERLHSCSIEVILPGEVEQKELQRQIFEELCFSHVRSSSKRQTVNILNNMRKQGAEGMVLGCTEFGLMLQEKDVSYPIFDSSEIHIKKITDQALN; from the coding sequence GTGAAAAAGATCGGATTGATTGGCGGCATAAGCTGGCAGTCCACCCACTATTATTATAAGAAAATAAATGAAGAAGTCTCCCAACGCCTTGGCGGCATGCATTCCGCCAGGGTTCTGTTAGAAAGTGTAGATTTCAATGACATCGTGGCTGCCCAGGAAAATGATGACTGGGAGCTGGTGGGAGAAACACTAACAGAAGCAGCTCTAAACCTCGAAAAAGGGGGAGCACAATTCCTGGCGATTTGCAGTAACACCGTACACGCCGCTGCCTCCAAGGTTCAACATTCCTCCAATTTGCCTTTTATTCATATCGCCGATGCCACAGCTGATGCTGTTAAAAATCAAGGTATTGTCAAAGTCGGGTTAATTGGAACTGAGTACCTGATGAAATCAAGCTGGTACCGAGAAAGACTTCATTCCTGCAGCATTGAAGTTATCCTTCCTGGTGAAGTTGAACAAAAGGAGCTGCAGCGCCAGATTTTTGAAGAACTTTGCTTTAGTCATGTTCGCTCTTCTTCTAAAAGACAAACGGTTAATATTCTTAATAACATGAGAAAACAAGGTGCTGAAGGGATGGTTCTCGGCTGCACCGAATTTGGATTAATGCTGCAGGAAAAAGACGTTTCTTATCCTATATTTGACAGCTCGGAGATTCACATAAAAAAAATAACAGACCAGGCGCTAAATTAA
- a CDS encoding TetR/AcrR family transcriptional regulator, which translates to MNLREKKAARKKEDILRSASKIISRRGYNGATMENIAAELLMTKGALYYYFANKEDLLYQCHYLILSEVSKQVGEIYKENISSTEKMKRAITFHIEVVINEKETFNMIIKPELIFSDEHISLILQQRDEYASIFDKIIQQGIENGEFAVKEKKMARMIILGAVNWIQQWYSSEGDKNIEDIADVYAKYLLKILT; encoded by the coding sequence ATGAATTTAAGAGAAAAAAAAGCCGCCAGGAAAAAAGAAGATATTCTTCGTTCTGCTTCTAAGATTATATCTAGACGAGGGTACAACGGCGCCACAATGGAGAATATTGCAGCTGAATTATTAATGACAAAAGGAGCTTTATACTACTATTTTGCAAATAAAGAAGACTTACTTTATCAATGTCATTATCTCATTCTATCAGAGGTTTCCAAACAAGTAGGTGAGATATATAAAGAAAATATTTCATCCACCGAAAAAATGAAAAGAGCAATTACGTTTCATATCGAAGTAGTAATTAACGAAAAAGAAACGTTCAATATGATTATCAAGCCGGAACTAATATTTTCTGATGAACATATCTCCTTGATTTTGCAGCAAAGAGATGAGTATGCCAGTATTTTTGACAAAATTATTCAGCAAGGTATAGAAAACGGAGAATTTGCAGTTAAGGAAAAAAAGATGGCACGCATGATTATTCTAGGAGCGGTGAATTGGATTCAACAATGGTATTCATCCGAGGGAGATAAAAACATTGAAGATATTGCCGATGTTTATGCAAAATATTTGCTTAAAATCCTCACATAA
- a CDS encoding phosphotransferase family protein produces MREQSINNSRQETINWEKVEHYLRSEVPDLPKGNMEIKQFSEGYSNLTYLLRIGDWEAVVRRPPFGYVPPKAHDMKREHRILTKVHPVFPLAPKPYLYCDDPEVMDKHFYVMEKKEGVVVDDELPAEYKDKENAGQLISTNVINTLVSLQSIDYKEADLQDLGKPRGYLERQVHGWIKRYERADTEDKPQVKDLEQWLIDHLPPERETTIVHNDFKLNNMVLDADDPGKTQGILDWELSTIGDPFTDLGSTIAYWAESDDPDIGISRVTDQSGFYSRREFLEEYATKSGRDLSDIHYYTAFGFYKLAGILQQLYHRWKIGEIEDSRFKTLNTSIANLLEMAENARRRRIV; encoded by the coding sequence TTGAGGGAACAAAGCATAAACAACAGCCGGCAGGAAACGATTAATTGGGAAAAAGTTGAACATTATCTTCGTTCTGAGGTGCCAGATCTTCCAAAAGGCAATATGGAAATTAAGCAATTTTCGGAAGGTTACTCTAATTTAACGTATTTGCTGCGAATTGGTGACTGGGAAGCCGTGGTAAGACGGCCGCCGTTTGGTTATGTTCCTCCTAAGGCTCACGATATGAAGAGAGAACACCGCATTTTAACAAAAGTACATCCAGTTTTTCCGCTTGCTCCAAAGCCCTATCTCTATTGTGATGATCCAGAGGTGATGGATAAACATTTTTATGTGATGGAAAAAAAGGAAGGCGTTGTGGTGGATGATGAACTGCCTGCTGAATATAAGGATAAAGAAAATGCAGGACAGCTTATTTCAACAAACGTCATAAATACGCTCGTATCGCTTCAATCTATTGATTATAAAGAAGCTGATTTACAAGATCTCGGAAAGCCAAGAGGTTATTTAGAGCGGCAGGTTCATGGCTGGATCAAACGGTACGAAAGAGCTGATACGGAGGATAAGCCTCAAGTGAAAGATCTTGAGCAATGGCTGATCGATCATCTTCCTCCCGAAAGAGAAACGACGATTGTTCACAATGATTTTAAATTGAACAATATGGTGCTAGATGCAGATGATCCGGGAAAAACTCAAGGCATTCTGGACTGGGAGCTTTCTACCATTGGTGATCCCTTTACTGATTTAGGATCAACCATTGCTTACTGGGCGGAATCCGATGACCCGGACATAGGGATCTCCAGGGTTACCGATCAATCAGGGTTTTACAGCAGAAGAGAGTTTTTAGAGGAATATGCGACTAAAAGCGGCCGTGATCTATCGGATATCCATTATTATACTGCCTTTGGTTTTTATAAACTGGCTGGAATTCTCCAGCAGCTCTATCACCGTTGGAAAATAGGAGAAATAGAAGACAGCAGGTTCAAAACGTTAAATACAAGTATTGCTAACTTATTGGAAATGGCTGAGAATGCAAGACGGCGCCGCATCGTTTAA
- the galE gene encoding UDP-glucose 4-epimerase GalE: MSVLVVGGAGYVGSHAVHQLLEQGKQPVVVDNLQTGHLEALPRGAVFYKGDVRDRAFMRNVFKRKRIRQVMMFSAHSLVGESIENPLQYYDNNVFGIQVLLETMIEANVKKIVFSSTAAVYREPEEVPFTEEARANPESPYEETKWAIEKMMKWCEKAHGLRYVSLRYFNAAGARSGGLIGEDHRPETHLIPIILEAAMGKREAVTVFGEDYPTADGTCIRDYIHVEDVIAAHLKALNHLKKGGHSDVFNLGSSEGFSIKEIIEAARTVTGKQITVTSGERRAGGPARLIVSSEKAKKMLGWEPKRTDIHTIIKDAWNWHSLNPQGYGGRPRMS, translated from the coding sequence ATGAGTGTTCTTGTAGTAGGAGGAGCTGGCTATGTTGGTTCACATGCTGTGCATCAATTACTAGAGCAGGGAAAACAGCCTGTAGTCGTAGATAATTTACAAACCGGTCATCTTGAAGCCCTGCCAAGAGGAGCAGTGTTTTACAAAGGCGACGTTCGTGACCGTGCGTTTATGAGGAATGTGTTTAAACGAAAACGAATCCGCCAGGTTATGATGTTTTCCGCTCACTCTCTTGTTGGTGAGTCGATAGAAAATCCGCTTCAGTACTATGACAATAATGTATTTGGCATTCAAGTGCTGCTTGAAACAATGATAGAAGCAAATGTGAAAAAAATTGTATTTTCCTCCACGGCCGCTGTGTATAGAGAGCCAGAAGAGGTGCCATTTACAGAGGAGGCACGAGCCAACCCGGAAAGTCCTTATGAAGAAACAAAATGGGCGATAGAAAAAATGATGAAATGGTGTGAAAAAGCTCATGGACTTCGTTATGTGTCGCTTCGTTATTTTAACGCAGCAGGAGCACGATCGGGCGGGTTGATAGGAGAAGACCACCGCCCGGAAACCCATCTTATTCCGATTATTTTAGAAGCAGCAATGGGTAAGCGCGAAGCCGTTACTGTATTTGGAGAAGATTATCCGACTGCGGATGGCACGTGTATACGGGATTATATACATGTAGAAGACGTAATTGCTGCCCACCTTAAGGCCCTGAATCATTTAAAAAAGGGCGGGCATAGTGATGTTTTTAACCTTGGAAGCAGTGAGGGCTTTTCTATCAAAGAAATAATTGAAGCGGCTCGTACAGTTACAGGAAAACAAATTACTGTTACTTCGGGTGAACGCAGAGCAGGGGGTCCAGCCAGACTGATTGTTTCTTCTGAAAAAGCAAAAAAAATGCTTGGCTGGGAGCCAAAACGTACCGATATTCACACGATTATTAAAGATGCCTGGAATTGGCACAGCTTAAATCCTCAAGGATATGGAGGCAGGCCGCGGATGAGTTGA
- a CDS encoding alcohol dehydrogenase catalytic domain-containing protein, with translation MKAWQVRKLGEPKESLQIEEMPAPEPGPGEILIKTEAAALNFFDILLCKGEYQEKPPLPFIPGAEIAGEIKDTGPGTASSKRQRVLATPQLPNGGWSEYVVVKEEDVFPIPESLLASEAASMFITYQTFYFALHRCGRLTERRGTVSTRWIRRSGLCCDSIRINGWRGKSKQPCTGNAAGRSGSRRTNIR, from the coding sequence ATGAAAGCCTGGCAAGTACGGAAATTAGGAGAACCAAAAGAATCCCTTCAAATAGAAGAGATGCCTGCACCCGAGCCTGGCCCTGGTGAAATTCTTATTAAAACAGAAGCAGCTGCTCTGAATTTCTTTGATATTTTACTGTGTAAAGGAGAGTATCAGGAAAAGCCGCCGCTTCCTTTTATACCTGGCGCAGAGATAGCAGGAGAAATTAAAGACACCGGTCCTGGTACAGCCAGTTCAAAAAGACAGCGTGTTCTGGCTACTCCTCAGCTTCCAAATGGGGGGTGGAGTGAGTACGTTGTTGTCAAAGAAGAAGATGTTTTTCCGATTCCGGAATCGCTGCTAGCGAGTGAAGCAGCTTCGATGTTTATCACGTATCAGACTTTTTATTTCGCGCTTCATCGCTGCGGCCGTTTGACAGAAAGGCGAGGTACTGTTAGTACACGCTGGATCAGGAGGAGTGGGCTCTGCTGCGATTCAATTAGGATAAATGGCTGGCGCGGTAAGTCGAAGCAGCCCTGTACCGGTAATGCCGCTGGTAGAAGTGGTTCGAGGCGAACAAACATCAGATGA
- the putP gene encoding sodium/proline symporter PutP, translating into MNPVYITFGFYLVLLIVIGIITYRMTNSMSDYVLGGRKLNSWVTAFSAQASDFSGWLLLGLPGVAYASSMSEWSLFIAIGLAVGAAINWHYVAKRLRNYTYFANDSITISEFFENRFRDKSHLLRVVSAVFIVIFFMFYTASGLVAGGKLFETTFGFDYTLALSIGALIIFGYTFLGGFIAVSWTDFIQGFLMFLALLVTPIIAIQQLGGFGEVLSALGQVNPSLLSVGEAVEYDFANDVFWETSGTVTIVAVISALAWGLGYFGQPHILTRFMAIKSVAHIPKARLIAIICGLVVPLYGAIMVGTVGIAYFGPDNPLNDPEQVFIQMVQVVFNPWVAGILLAAVLSAIMSTIDSQLLVSSSALIEDFYRVFIRKQASQKELVWASRTAVFIILLIAFILAFNESNTVLELVSYAWAGFGAAFGPAILFSLFWKRTTMASVLVSIIAGGLTVLLWGYTGSDLYEIVPGFALASLSIVIISLISKGPSQEIMDEFDHVRHM; encoded by the coding sequence GTGAATCCGGTTTATATTACATTTGGCTTTTATTTAGTACTTCTGATTGTCATTGGTATTATCACTTACCGTATGACAAACTCTATGTCAGACTATGTCCTCGGCGGAAGAAAACTAAACAGCTGGGTAACCGCTTTTTCTGCACAAGCCAGTGACTTCAGCGGGTGGCTGCTCCTGGGTCTGCCAGGTGTCGCTTATGCTTCAAGTATGAGTGAATGGAGCTTATTTATTGCAATTGGTCTTGCCGTTGGGGCTGCAATTAACTGGCACTATGTAGCAAAACGACTTCGAAATTATACGTATTTTGCTAATGATTCTATTACAATTTCTGAGTTTTTCGAAAACAGATTTCGTGACAAATCACATCTTCTTCGCGTCGTTTCCGCTGTGTTTATTGTCATTTTCTTTATGTTTTATACAGCATCTGGACTCGTTGCAGGCGGAAAATTGTTTGAAACGACCTTTGGATTTGATTACACGCTCGCTCTTTCCATAGGAGCTCTTATCATTTTCGGTTATACCTTTCTTGGCGGGTTTATCGCAGTAAGCTGGACGGACTTTATTCAAGGTTTTCTGATGTTTTTAGCCCTTCTGGTGACACCAATTATTGCGATACAGCAGCTGGGCGGTTTTGGTGAAGTTCTATCTGCTCTGGGGCAGGTGAATCCTTCCCTGTTAAGTGTTGGTGAAGCAGTAGAGTATGATTTTGCCAATGATGTCTTCTGGGAAACTTCAGGCACTGTTACGATTGTCGCTGTTATTTCCGCACTCGCCTGGGGACTCGGCTATTTCGGCCAGCCTCATATCCTAACTCGTTTTATGGCGATTAAAAGCGTTGCTCATATTCCAAAAGCGCGGCTGATTGCCATTATCTGCGGTCTTGTTGTGCCGCTGTATGGTGCGATTATGGTTGGTACTGTTGGAATCGCTTATTTTGGGCCGGACAATCCGTTAAATGACCCGGAACAAGTATTTATTCAGATGGTACAAGTGGTTTTTAATCCCTGGGTAGCTGGTATTCTGCTTGCTGCAGTGTTATCTGCAATTATGAGTACGATTGACTCACAGCTCCTCGTATCATCTAGTGCATTAATTGAAGACTTTTACCGCGTGTTTATTCGAAAACAGGCTTCTCAAAAAGAACTCGTGTGGGCGAGCCGGACCGCTGTGTTTATTATTTTGCTGATTGCTTTCATTCTTGCCTTTAATGAAAGTAATACCGTGCTAGAATTGGTATCGTACGCCTGGGCAGGATTTGGTGCGGCGTTTGGCCCGGCAATTTTGTTTTCACTGTTTTGGAAAAGAACAACTATGGCTTCCGTTCTTGTTTCTATTATCGCGGGAGGCCTAACCGTCCTTCTCTGGGGCTACACAGGTTCAGATCTGTATGAAATTGTTCCAGGCTTCGCGCTTGCCTCTCTATCCATCGTCATTATCAGCTTAATCAGCAAAGGCCCTTCTCAAGAAATAATGGATGAGTTTGATCACGTGCGTCATATGTAG
- a CDS encoding LLM class flavin-dependent oxidoreductase, whose protein sequence is MKLSILDQSPISKGSTAREALLQTKQLVQTAEKLGYSRFWVAEHHSTSGLASTSPEVLISHLATSTNHIRIGSGGVLLPQYSPYKVAENFKLLEALFPGRIDLGVGRSPGGGETIRLALTDGKKKNLIEFPRQLADLQGFLDDDLPNDHPYGTIKTAPAIDTIPQSWVLGLSRRAAKHAAKNSTGFTYGHFINPEYGQEAAEKYLSCFQPTKRMPHPRINACVFVICAKTQKEAEDLALSQDLWLLAVEKGRSTQIVSVEEAKNIPLTSLEEARIQENRKRAVIGSPDYVKKELHHLGELYQTDEMMVITNIFDFNKRVRSYELLAEVFDLQS, encoded by the coding sequence TTGAAATTAAGCATCCTTGATCAGTCCCCCATTTCAAAAGGGTCTACGGCCCGTGAAGCATTACTGCAAACAAAACAGTTAGTCCAAACAGCGGAAAAACTGGGGTATTCGAGATTTTGGGTGGCAGAACATCATAGTACAAGCGGGCTCGCCAGCACCTCCCCCGAAGTGCTAATTTCTCACTTAGCTACAAGCACCAACCATATTCGTATCGGTTCAGGCGGTGTCCTGCTGCCACAATACAGTCCTTATAAAGTAGCGGAAAACTTTAAACTGCTTGAAGCGCTGTTCCCTGGCCGAATTGATCTTGGTGTCGGACGTTCTCCAGGTGGCGGTGAAACGATAAGGCTCGCTCTCACAGATGGAAAAAAGAAAAACTTAATTGAATTTCCAAGACAGCTTGCAGATTTACAAGGCTTTTTAGATGACGATTTACCAAATGACCACCCTTACGGAACGATAAAAACAGCACCAGCAATTGATACCATACCCCAATCCTGGGTACTTGGGCTTTCTAGACGTGCCGCTAAACATGCGGCGAAAAACAGTACTGGTTTCACATACGGCCATTTTATTAACCCAGAGTACGGCCAAGAAGCAGCAGAAAAATACTTATCATGCTTTCAGCCTACTAAACGTATGCCGCATCCTAGAATAAACGCCTGTGTATTTGTTATCTGTGCAAAAACGCAGAAAGAAGCCGAAGATTTAGCTCTTAGTCAAGACTTGTGGCTTTTAGCAGTTGAAAAAGGCAGAAGCACCCAAATCGTTTCGGTAGAAGAAGCCAAAAACATCCCTCTTACCTCTTTGGAGGAAGCACGAATACAAGAAAACCGAAAACGAGCAGTCATCGGCTCTCCTGACTACGTAAAAAAAGAGCTGCACCACTTGGGTGAGCTCTATCAAACGGATGAAATGATGGTCATTACAAATATTTTTGATTTTAATAAAAGAGTCCGTTCTTATGAACTGTTAGCAGAAGTTTTCGATTTGCAGTCTTAG